One Hordeum vulgare subsp. vulgare chromosome 4H, MorexV3_pseudomolecules_assembly, whole genome shotgun sequence DNA window includes the following coding sequences:
- the LOC123447761 gene encoding exosome complex component RRP43 translates to MAAETDATAPGGLAGEMEVEAYRRLFPLAFLERHLRESVRPDARRLAEARPTTVALGAVSSAHGSALVRLGDTAMLASIKLEVMSPPAETPDQGSVAVEFHMPPICSPLVRPGRPAEAAPVISKALEDVLMSSGMLNLKELCLISGKASWVAYLDVYCLNADGSLFDAALISVVAAFTHLEIPLVSVGDDGRVFTVGGNEGKTKYELVNREKRKLTLGDIPFPLTCALHKDSILADPTAEEESIIETSVTVVLDSSGRLASIQKPGGGVTSMAAIKACIGLAKERGQKLKEILTDSIEAMEVDQAE, encoded by the exons ATGGCCGCGGAGACCGACGCGACGGCGCCCGGCGGGCTCGCGGGGGAGATGGAGGTCGAGGcgtaccgccgcctcttccccctcGCGTTCCTCGAGCGCCACCTCCGCGAGTCCGTCcggcccgacgcccgacgcctcgccgaagcccgccccaccaccgtcgcgctcggcgccgtctcctccgcgcACGGGTCCGCCCTCGTCCGCCTCGGCGACACC GCCATGCTCGCGTCGATCAAGCTCGAGGTGATGTCGCCCCCCGCCGAGACCCCGGACCAAGGATCAGTTG CTGTGGAGTTCCACATGCCGCCTATCTGCTCCCCGCTTGTAAGACCAGGACGGCCAGCGGAGGCTGCGCCGGTTATCTCCAAGGCCCTGGAGGACGTCCTCATGAG CTCTGGGATGCTAAATTTGAAGGAGCTCTGTTTGATCAGTGGGAAGGCTTCGTGGGTAGCATACTTG GATGTCTATtgtttgaatgctgatggatctcttTTCGATGCTGCATTGATTTCAGTGGTGGCTGCATTTACACATT TGGAAATTCCTCTGGTATCTGTTGGTGACGATGGTAGGGTGTTTACTGTTGGAGGCAATGAAGGCAAAACCAAATATGAATTGGTAAACAGAGAAAAAAGGAAGCTTACTCTTGGTGACATTCCATTTCCTCTCACATGTGCACTCCACAAGGATAGTATTCTAGCGGACCCAACTGCTGAAGAAGAATCGATAATAGAGACCTCTGTGACAGTTGTTCTAGATTCTTCCGGCCGCTTAGCGTCAATACAAAAACCTGGAGGTGGAGTGACGTCCATGGCAGCTATTAAG GCGTGCATTGGCTTGGCGAAAGAAAGAGGACAAAAGTTGAAGGAAATACTCACGGACTCCATTGAAGCAATGGAAGTCGACCAAGCTGAATAA
- the LOC123447763 gene encoding dolichol-phosphate mannose synthase subunit 2, with protein MEMGDKAVGLVLTMTSLSIFTYYTFWVIILPFVDDDHFVHQYFLPQEYAIFIPVFAGVVLLSFLSIFIGLVMLKSKKKKKAA; from the exons ATGGAAATGGGTGACAAAGCAGTCGGTCTTGTGTTGACCATGACGAGTTTATCCATTTTTACCTACTACACTTTCTGGGTCATAATCTTG CCATTTGTTGACGATGATCATTTTGTCCACCAATACTTTCTACCTCAAGAATACGCAATCTTCATCCCTGTGTTTGCCGGCGTCGTGCTACTTTCATTCCTAAGTATATTCATCGGTCTTGTCATGCTGaagtcaaagaaaaagaagaaggctgCTTGA